Proteins found in one Erythrobacter sp. 3-20A1M genomic segment:
- a CDS encoding S24 family peptidase: MTSDPSSEPRERLLALAQEKRASLAALSEMIGRNPSYLQQFVRKGSPRKLEEGDRRRLAEFFGVAESELGGREENSYAGGGKADKSFVAIPRLGIAASAGPGQFAQGEKPFDHFGFSARWLRDNGFDPRMLSVLTVEGDSMEPLLRKGDEILVDRTPRPLRDAIHIVRMDDSLLVKRVALAGQGRITLLSENRAYPALEVDLSEVEVVGRVVWKGGRL, translated from the coding sequence ATGACGTCCGATCCATCATCCGAACCGCGCGAGCGCCTGCTCGCCTTGGCGCAGGAAAAGCGCGCCAGCCTTGCCGCGCTATCGGAAATGATCGGGCGCAATCCCAGCTATCTGCAGCAGTTCGTGCGCAAGGGCAGTCCCCGCAAGCTGGAGGAAGGCGACCGGCGGCGGCTGGCCGAATTCTTTGGCGTGGCGGAAAGCGAGCTGGGCGGTCGGGAGGAAAATTCCTATGCGGGCGGCGGAAAGGCGGATAAATCCTTCGTCGCCATCCCGCGTTTGGGGATCGCCGCGTCGGCAGGACCAGGCCAATTCGCGCAGGGCGAGAAACCGTTCGACCATTTCGGCTTCTCCGCCCGCTGGCTGCGCGACAATGGCTTCGACCCCAGGATGCTGTCGGTGCTGACGGTGGAAGGCGATTCGATGGAGCCGCTGCTCCGCAAGGGCGACGAAATTCTGGTCGATCGCACCCCGCGCCCGCTGCGCGATGCGATCCATATCGTGCGGATGGACGACAGCTTGCTGGTCAAGCGGGTGGCGCTGGCGGGGCAGGGGCGGATAACTCTGCTGAGCGAGAACCGTGCCTATCCCGCGCTGGAGGTAGATCTGAGCGAGGTCGAGGTGGTCGGCCGTGTGGTCTGGAAAGGCGGGCGGCTATGA